One region of Polynucleobacter sp. MWH-Aus1W21 genomic DNA includes:
- a CDS encoding substrate-binding domain-containing protein gives MQIEVRPTLIVNTKVDGRASVDLIWLAQLLKDIGQGSSLVVASKKSGTSYRGAWGKLNQVEAELGMPLIIRTKGHGSELTEFGTFLIQFIEDMQAEHLKHDAQYHDRLLKEIKKIQKSESVRWKFFSSSDSVIQKAAGEIQGLELKIAGSGESLERLLSNEAHIAGYHVSDQDNSKAIYQRLSKNNIEIYPVMKRIQGLIVKKGNPLHIRSVEDLIGKKVRFINRQIGSGTRLLLDNLLMEEGIDPLDINGYMHEEFTHSAVANAILAGKADVGLGVKNIALENGLGFVPLKDEIFFVAMHKEMAAQSASSKLIRKIRSASGETPGYKAVSLNRQIQDWL, from the coding sequence ATGCAAATTGAAGTCAGGCCCACGTTAATTGTGAATACCAAGGTCGATGGAAGGGCTTCTGTCGATCTGATTTGGCTCGCTCAGCTGCTGAAAGACATCGGTCAGGGAAGCTCCCTAGTAGTTGCCAGTAAAAAATCAGGCACTTCCTATAGAGGAGCGTGGGGCAAGCTCAATCAAGTCGAAGCTGAATTAGGTATGCCGCTGATTATTCGGACCAAGGGCCATGGTTCCGAGTTGACTGAATTCGGAACTTTTTTAATTCAGTTTATTGAAGATATGCAGGCTGAGCACTTAAAGCATGATGCCCAGTATCACGATAGATTATTAAAGGAAATTAAGAAAATACAAAAGTCAGAAAGCGTGCGCTGGAAATTTTTCTCCAGTAGTGATTCAGTCATTCAAAAAGCAGCTGGAGAAATTCAGGGGCTCGAACTCAAAATTGCAGGTTCAGGTGAATCTCTAGAGAGGCTTCTTAGTAACGAAGCGCATATTGCTGGCTATCACGTCTCTGATCAAGACAACTCAAAAGCAATTTATCAGCGCTTATCAAAAAATAATATTGAAATCTATCCTGTGATGAAGCGTATTCAAGGGTTGATAGTGAAAAAAGGAAATCCACTTCATATTCGTTCTGTTGAGGATTTAATTGGCAAAAAAGTACGCTTTATCAATCGCCAAATCGGCTCCGGGACTCGTTTGCTGTTGGATAACTTATTGATGGAGGAGGGCATCGACCCCTTAGACATTAACGGCTATATGCATGAGGAATTTACCCATTCAGCTGTGGCCAACGCGATTCTTGCAGGTAAGGCTGATGTTGGTTTGGGGGTCAAGAATATTGCCTTAGAAAACGGTCTTGGATTTGTGCCTCTAAAAGATGAGATTTTCTTTGTGGCTATGCATAAGGAGATGGCAGCTCAGTCAGCATCTTCTAAGTTGATACGCAAGATTCGAAGTGCTTCTGGTGAAACGCCGGGATACAAAGCTGTCAGCCTCAATAGACAAATTCAGGATTGGCTATAG
- the modA gene encoding molybdate ABC transporter substrate-binding protein: protein MTKRIFIFLAAFFIFTGSAFAQASTIAVAANMKDAFSEIATAFRSTGKPEMRVVYGSSGNFAAQILNGAPFNLFIAADEQFPLELFKNGKTVDDGLVYAIGKLVIITKTSSGIHLINSKADIAKAISKANKIAIAKPELAPYGRAAVQYLRAEGLWDLAKDKLVYADNIGAATTYVASGAADIGFTAFSLAKSPELLKQTNYLVVDTKMYDPIKQRMVLIKGAPQEAVDLYRFMQGPQAKVILQRYGYSTP from the coding sequence ATGACCAAGCGGATCTTTATCTTCCTCGCAGCATTTTTTATCTTCACCGGTAGTGCATTCGCACAGGCTTCGACTATTGCTGTTGCTGCCAATATGAAGGATGCATTTAGTGAGATCGCTACAGCGTTTAGATCTACAGGAAAACCAGAAATGAGAGTGGTTTATGGTTCATCAGGTAACTTTGCTGCGCAAATTCTGAATGGGGCACCCTTCAACTTATTTATCGCGGCTGATGAGCAGTTTCCACTCGAGCTCTTTAAAAATGGCAAGACAGTGGATGATGGTTTGGTGTACGCCATTGGTAAGTTAGTCATCATTACCAAAACATCGTCTGGGATTCATTTGATAAATAGCAAGGCAGATATTGCTAAGGCAATTAGTAAAGCTAATAAGATAGCAATTGCTAAACCTGAACTTGCACCCTACGGCAGGGCAGCTGTTCAGTATTTAAGGGCTGAAGGCTTATGGGATCTTGCAAAAGATAAGCTTGTTTATGCCGACAATATTGGGGCGGCTACTACATATGTAGCTAGCGGTGCTGCCGATATTGGCTTCACCGCTTTTTCCTTGGCTAAGTCGCCGGAGCTTTTGAAGCAAACGAATTATTTGGTGGTCGATACAAAAATGTATGACCCCATTAAGCAGCGCATGGTATTGATAAAGGGTGCGCCACAAGAGGCGGTTGATTTGTACCGCTTTATGCAGGGTCCCCAAGCCAAAGTTATTTTGCAAAGATACGGTTACAGCACGCCTTAG
- a CDS encoding FeoA family protein, with protein MNLDQVDLGSLYRVTEVDVPKGAPQIKGQLEDIGFLPGEQVTVLRKGLLGKGPYMVRVGASTFALRQSEARMILVESLQHV; from the coding sequence ATGAATTTAGACCAGGTCGACTTAGGCAGTCTTTATCGCGTTACCGAGGTAGACGTGCCTAAGGGTGCACCCCAAATTAAGGGGCAACTAGAAGACATAGGCTTTTTGCCTGGCGAGCAAGTAACTGTTTTGCGTAAAGGCTTGCTTGGTAAGGGGCCGTATATGGTTCGTGTAGGCGCTTCGACTTTTGCTTTGCGCCAGTCTGAAGCGCGCATGATTTTGGTTGAATCTTTGCAGCATGTCTGA